One region of Gemmatimonadota bacterium genomic DNA includes:
- a CDS encoding ornithine cyclodeaminase family protein, translated as MPLIVELDQIKEALEGIDVIQDIEDGFVAYSQGKVQVPPVGEMHFEDPPGNVHIKYGAIDGDDYYVIKLASGFTDNPNVGVPRVQGMMLIFNQRTGQPVAILLDEGYLTTVRTAAMGPVVARALAPKNVSRIGVFGTGLQARMQVEYLKGVVDCTDVIAWGRSAESKASYKNEMEAQGYTVEITDDAGAVAATSNLIIMSTPSLSPLLTADQVRPGTHITAMGSDTPDKIELDPGVLAKADVVVADSIPQCRLRGEIAQAMKAGAITEDKVVELGNVIQDPSLGRTSDDQISIADSTGVAVQDIQISKAVYHAVK; from the coding sequence ATGCCGCTCATCGTCGAACTGGACCAGATCAAGGAAGCCCTCGAAGGCATAGACGTCATTCAGGATATCGAAGACGGTTTCGTCGCCTATTCGCAGGGGAAGGTGCAGGTGCCGCCCGTCGGTGAGATGCACTTCGAGGATCCTCCCGGGAACGTGCATATCAAGTACGGCGCGATCGACGGAGACGACTACTACGTCATCAAGCTGGCCTCCGGGTTCACCGACAACCCGAACGTCGGCGTTCCCCGCGTCCAGGGCATGATGCTGATCTTCAACCAGCGGACCGGTCAGCCTGTGGCGATACTACTCGACGAAGGGTACCTTACCACGGTGCGCACGGCCGCCATGGGGCCGGTCGTGGCCAGGGCCCTCGCGCCGAAGAACGTGAGCCGCATCGGCGTATTCGGCACGGGACTCCAGGCGCGCATGCAGGTAGAGTACCTCAAGGGCGTCGTCGACTGTACGGACGTGATCGCCTGGGGACGTTCCGCCGAGAGCAAGGCCTCCTACAAGAACGAAATGGAAGCCCAGGGATACACCGTCGAGATCACGGATGACGCCGGCGCCGTGGCGGCGACAAGCAATCTCATCATCATGTCCACGCCGTCCCTTTCACCGCTGCTGACCGCCGACCAGGTGCGTCCCGGTACGCACATCACCGCGATGGGCTCCGACACGCCGGACAAGATCGAACTCGATCCTGGCGTCCTCGCGAAGGCCGACGTGGTCGTGGCGGACAGCATTCCGCAGTGCAGGCTGCGCGGCGAAATCGCACAGGCGATGAAGGCCGGCGCCATAACCGAGGACAAGGTGGTCGAACTCGGAAACGTGATCCAGGATCCGTCCCTGGGCCGTACTTCCGACGACCAGATCTCGATCGCCGATTCGACGGGCGTCGCAGTACAGGACATCCAGATTTCCAAAGCCGTCTATCACGCCGTAAAGTAA
- a CDS encoding MoxR family ATPase has protein sequence MSEEHQHDDLKIVEELKEAGENIRTEISKVIIGQQDVIQQLLTVLLANGHALLIGVPGLAKTLLINTLSRTLDLKFSRIQFTPDLMPSDITGTEILEEDRTTGHREFKFIRGPIFANVILADEVNRTPPKTQAALLQAMQEHEVTAAGESMKLDEPFFVLATQNPIEQEGTYPLPEAQLDRFMLSIYMDYPSRTEEIEIARSTTSVQEAEPEHILTGTDVKKLQQLIRRVPVADHVVEYAVSLARMTRPNEPDAPPFIRDRVSWGAGPRASQYLILGAKARSVLMGNYTPTPEDVRALALPVLRHRIVTNFNADADGVTADDIITQLMDETKGA, from the coding sequence ATGAGTGAAGAACATCAACACGACGATCTGAAAATCGTCGAAGAGCTCAAAGAAGCGGGCGAAAACATACGGACTGAGATTTCCAAGGTCATCATCGGCCAGCAGGACGTGATTCAACAACTGCTGACCGTCCTCCTGGCTAACGGCCACGCCCTGCTGATCGGCGTTCCGGGGCTGGCCAAGACGCTGCTGATCAACACGCTATCCAGGACGCTCGATCTCAAGTTCAGCCGCATACAGTTCACGCCGGACCTGATGCCTTCCGACATCACGGGAACGGAAATCCTGGAAGAAGACCGGACGACCGGTCACCGGGAGTTCAAGTTCATCCGCGGACCGATTTTCGCGAACGTGATCCTGGCCGACGAGGTCAACCGTACGCCGCCCAAGACCCAGGCGGCCCTTCTGCAGGCGATGCAGGAACACGAAGTAACGGCCGCGGGCGAGTCCATGAAGCTCGACGAACCGTTTTTCGTCCTGGCGACGCAAAACCCCATTGAACAAGAAGGCACCTATCCGCTGCCCGAAGCCCAGTTGGACCGTTTCATGCTCAGTATTTACATGGATTATCCGTCCCGAACTGAAGAGATCGAAATCGCCCGGAGTACGACGAGCGTTCAGGAGGCCGAACCGGAGCATATCCTGACGGGGACCGACGTTAAGAAACTGCAGCAGTTAATCCGAAGAGTGCCCGTGGCGGACCATGTGGTCGAATACGCCGTCTCATTGGCACGCATGACCCGTCCGAACGAGCCGGACGCCCCGCCTTTCATCCGCGACAGGGTCAGTTGGGGCGCCGGTCCACGGGCTTCCCAGTATCTGATCCTGGGTGCAAAGGCCCGGTCGGTGCTCATGGGAAACTATACGCCCACGCCGGAAGACGTGCGCGCCCTGGCGCTGCCCGTGCTGAGGCACCGCATCGTGACCAATTTCAACGCCGACGCGGACGGGGTCACCGCCGATGACATCATCACGCAACTGATGGATGAAACGAAGGGCGCCTGA
- the ugpC gene encoding sn-glycerol-3-phosphate ABC transporter ATP-binding protein UgpC — MADVVLKNVDKRFDKNTVVRNVNLEIKDREFVVLVGPSGCGKSTTLRMIAGLEEVTSGEIHIDGKRVNDVPPKDRDIAMVFQNYALYPHMTVYENMAFGLKLRKYPRAEIEARVNETAGILGIGHLLARKPKALSGGERQRVAVGRAIVRKPKVFLFDEPLSNLDAKLRVQMRTEISKLHNSLEATIVYVTHDQVEAMTMGDRIAVMKDGEVQQVAAPLELYEKPANRFVAGFIGSPGMNFLEGRVVFDNGHAAFDEGSLRLPIPDGMREALSPWRDREVTFGIRPEDITSVDANKDWREARQIKATVEVVEPMGSETFLYMTTGRYPFIARVDAFVDPAINTELPLLVNMARAHFFSREDEAAII; from the coding sequence ATGGCGGATGTAGTCCTGAAGAACGTGGACAAGCGGTTCGACAAGAACACCGTGGTCCGCAACGTAAACCTGGAGATCAAGGATCGGGAGTTCGTGGTTCTCGTCGGCCCCTCGGGCTGCGGCAAGTCCACCACGCTGCGCATGATCGCCGGGCTGGAAGAAGTGACTTCCGGCGAAATCCACATCGACGGGAAACGCGTGAACGACGTCCCGCCGAAGGACCGGGACATCGCCATGGTGTTCCAGAACTACGCGCTGTACCCCCACATGACGGTGTACGAGAACATGGCCTTCGGGCTCAAGCTGCGCAAGTATCCCCGCGCCGAGATCGAGGCGCGGGTCAACGAGACCGCCGGCATCCTGGGCATCGGCCATCTCCTCGCCCGCAAGCCGAAGGCGCTGTCGGGCGGCGAACGTCAGCGCGTGGCGGTGGGCCGCGCCATCGTGCGCAAGCCCAAGGTGTTCCTCTTCGACGAACCCCTCTCGAACCTGGACGCCAAGCTGCGCGTGCAGATGCGGACGGAGATCAGCAAACTCCATAACAGCCTCGAGGCGACCATCGTCTACGTCACCCACGACCAGGTCGAAGCCATGACCATGGGCGACCGGATCGCGGTGATGAAAGACGGCGAGGTGCAGCAGGTCGCCGCGCCCCTCGAGCTTTACGAGAAACCGGCGAACCGGTTCGTCGCGGGCTTCATCGGCAGTCCGGGCATGAACTTCCTGGAGGGCAGGGTCGTTTTCGACAACGGGCATGCGGCCTTCGACGAGGGCAGCCTCCGGCTTCCCATTCCGGACGGCATGCGGGAGGCCCTGTCGCCCTGGCGGGACCGGGAGGTCACTTTCGGCATCCGTCCGGAGGACATCACTTCCGTGGATGCGAACAAGGACTGGCGGGAAGCCCGTCAGATCAAGGCGACCGTCGAAGTGGTGGAACCCATGGGAAGCGAGACTTTCCTCTACATGACGACCGGCCGGTACCCGTTCATCGCCAGGGTGGACGCCTTCGTAGACCCCGCCATTAACACGGAACTGCCGCTCCTCGTGAACATGGCCAGGGCCCACTTCTTCTCCAGGGAAGATGAAGCGGCGATCATCTGA
- a CDS encoding DUF58 domain-containing protein, with protein MNSTEYRKYLDPMTVSRLARLDLKARLVVEGFIAGLHSSPYHGFSVEYAEHRQYMPGDPIKHIDWKVFAKSDRFYIKEYEEETNLKSYIFLDVSASMEFVSTGISKLEYGRYLAAALTYLMLSQQDSVGLVLYDERIRQYVPPRSVRNHLHIILQRLHAAASGSGTRSRATFHSLAERIKRRGLIIIISDLFDEPGDIVDSIRHFRHRKHEVIVFRLLDPAEKDFEFRHPARFRDMETGEEVYTHPHVIREAYLGDLKEQDELYTRVCRENAADYLSLDTGTPFDQALLTFLAKRAHLG; from the coding sequence ATGAATTCGACCGAATACCGAAAATACCTCGATCCGATGACCGTGTCCCGGCTTGCCCGGCTGGATCTCAAGGCGCGGCTGGTCGTGGAAGGGTTCATCGCCGGGCTGCACAGCAGTCCCTACCACGGGTTCAGCGTCGAATACGCGGAACACCGGCAGTACATGCCGGGCGATCCCATCAAGCACATCGACTGGAAGGTCTTCGCCAAGTCAGACCGGTTCTACATCAAGGAATACGAAGAAGAAACCAATCTGAAATCCTATATCTTCCTGGACGTCAGCGCGTCGATGGAATTCGTGTCTACGGGTATAAGCAAGCTGGAGTACGGGAGATACCTGGCGGCCGCGCTCACCTACCTCATGCTGAGCCAGCAGGACTCCGTGGGCCTGGTGCTGTACGACGAGCGGATCAGGCAATACGTTCCCCCGCGGTCGGTCCGCAACCATCTGCACATCATTCTGCAACGGCTGCACGCCGCGGCGTCCGGATCAGGAACGCGAAGCAGGGCAACGTTTCACTCGCTGGCGGAAAGGATCAAGCGGCGCGGGCTGATCATCATCATATCCGATCTTTTCGACGAACCCGGGGACATCGTCGACAGCATCCGGCATTTCCGCCATCGAAAACATGAAGTGATCGTGTTTCGCCTGCTAGATCCCGCCGAGAAGGACTTCGAATTCCGCCATCCCGCCCGTTTCCGCGACATGGAGACCGGGGAAGAGGTGTATACCCACCCGCACGTGATCCGTGAAGCCTACCTGGGGGACCTGAAGGAACAGGACGAACTGTACACCCGCGTCTGCCGGGAGAACGCCGCGGACTATCTCAGCCTGGACACCGGCACGCCATTCGACCAGGCCCTGTTGACCTTCCTCGCAAAGCGCGCCCATTTGGGCTGA